In Lineus longissimus chromosome 9, tnLinLong1.2, whole genome shotgun sequence, one genomic interval encodes:
- the LOC135493962 gene encoding uncharacterized protein LOC135493962: MEPSVTVDKITMQPSSRKTKPALMRRSLAEESARSGSRVKTERARSVSADSVKTRPLTANQPRLSVGGSSIYRSQMADIMVNKPLVGTVKAEKIKASSKAIREREQENGSRVPMKVTVTKKTGSEPMQRKVQREKPVKQTFVENAALTDLDLNLDSCASGSEYKSDNAAYMVAGLQSKRQGLSNSNRNGAVGQCDPDVAIWINGLKFKNPEKYVKLFGEQEIDMESLRLISEKHLRAIGITAVGPLNKLMQGIRDLRGDTFERYLEQFDLSRVQPSKVQGHRQNQKKDMVDSKIMNGRAGQEKGNAQRGDLRIVSTRSQSGSEENDVSVKGGGLDMIPVKEPKKARVGMKTKQFQPKETISSEQKKKEKLLEVRKTARERLGTHKKIEQEKLLKKKTGVPIQNRDFEGDTAVGLYGQNVSSAEPTPRFGDESKAECSTANTFNASTPAESTSRNPWASSVGLQAEEDVLVKSTEAQMRELQLQGRANEVVTRDLIEKLQDQLRSIRVQVGDKPGRDAGELVKRDFKVVEKSRTPEDPLTSETPLPSLSTRTSPPRPKSSPLKSMTKHELISEVRKQKQEYNQQIKNLESELGRLMKRGDPVKSCELPIADVVFREEDLIGEGAFSKVYLGSFQGVEVAIKRLTVPLDRHDKNYFAAEVSLLRELRHPHVVLLVGVCTTATLPLMVLEYMSGGSLFAAIHDSAAPPFDHVAYHNIAKDIALGMNYLHRHRPAILHLDLKSTNVLLSVHQRAKIADFGFSKLRHEADMAASRQGRGQTMLRGTPAWMAPEMLSGGEVTIKADVYSFGVILWEMYTREHPYHGCSTFQVLECLRTNKRPVIPSNCPATLSALISSCWNHNPAKRLQFKDILVKLEDLAFPPEWRTLFDAANVPQLALEDIDSAREIVGFVSKTLERDLESWHSSQDGNEVDFPVPQLDLTLIDLEDEEEDETTESDRVSSEQSRVSQRDRVSLDSWESEGVTPRSEQDEKSVDSWESVPEPLEPSQVSKGVNIPLPPPLPSSSLPATLPKRPVESKSPKVTLKGPLKDEVLPKVQAEDLIAQRCLLRSTTNQHPSQLKDLKDIPAETLTSIAMILKQAVEKRRLALKEGNGTDRSTEGLEGGAWSTAESSRPDTFRMDEI, encoded by the exons ATGGAGCCCTCTGTCACTGTGGATAAGATTACTATGCAGCCAAGCAGCCGAAAGACAAAACCTGCACTGATGAGAAGAAGTTTAGCTGAAGAGTCCGCTCGTTCAGGTTCACGAGTCAAGACTGAGAGAGCTAGATCAGTGAGTGCAGATTCTGTGAAGACTCGTCCACTGACTGCAAATCAGCCCAGGTTGTCTGTTGGTGGTAGTAGCATTTATAGATCTCAGATGGCAGACATAATGGTGAATAAACCATTAGTAGGAACAGTGAAAGCTGAAAAAATCAAAGCGAGTTCAAAAGCAATTAGAGAGAGAGAGCAGGAAAATGGATCCAGAGTTCCAATGAAAGTTACAGTGACTAAAAAGACTGGGTCAGAACCAATGCAGAGGAAAGTGCAGAGAGAAAAACCTGTAAAACAGACATTTGTAGAAAATGCAGCATTAACTGATTTGGATCTAAATTTGGACTCATGTGCATCAGGATCGGAGTATAAATCTGACAATGCTGCCTACATGGTTGCAGGGCTCCAGTCCAAAAGACAAGGCTTGTCCAACTCCAACAGAAATGGCGCTGTTGGTCAGTGTGATCCTGATGTTGCAATATGGATCAATggactaaaatttaaaaacccAGAAAAGTATGTTAAGCTTTTTGGTGAGCAAGAAATCGACATGGAGTCTCTGAGATTGATCAGTGAAAAACATTTGAGGGCTATTGGCATCACTGCTGTTGGGCCTCTCAATAAACTTATGCAAGGTATTCGTGACTTGAGAGGAGACACATTTGAACGCTATCTTGAACAGTTTGACCTAAGCAGGGTGCAGCCATCGAAAGTGCAAGGTCATCGTCAAAATCAAAAGAAGGACATGGTTGATTCAAAGATCATGAATGGTAGAGCTGGTCAAGAAAAGGGTAATGCGCAGAGAGGTGATTTAAGGATTGTGTCGACTAGGAGCCAGTCTGGATCAGAAGAGAATGATGTATCGGTGAAGGGAGGGGGCTTAGACATGATTCCAGTCAAAGAACCAAAGAAAGCAAGAGTTGGGATGAAGACGAAGCAGTTTCAGC CTAAAGAAACCATCAGTTCtgaacagaagaagaaagaaaaacttcTGGAAGTGAGGAAAACCGCACGCGAGAGATTGGGGACTCATAAGAAAATTGAGCAAGAAAAG cttttgaagaagaaaaccgGAGTTCCAATTCAAAATAGAGATTTCGAAGGCGACACCGCTGTTGGCCTATATGGACAAAATGTGTCATCAGCTGAGCCTACCCCCAGATTTGGAGATGAATCGAAAGCTGAATGTTCTACTGCCAATACTTTTAATGCATCCACTCCTGCAGAAAGTACCTCAAGAAACCCATGGGCCTCATCTGTTGGACTGCAGGCTGAGGAAGATGTACTTGTGAAGAGTACTGAAGCCCAG ATGCGCGAGTTACAGCTTCAGGGTAGAGCCAATGAAGTTGTGACAAGAGACCTGATTGAGAAGCTGCAGGACCAGCTCAGGTCGATTCGTGTTCAGGTGGGAGATAAACCTGGTCGGGATGCTGGGGAATTGGTCAAGAGAGATTTCAAG GTTGTTGAGAAATCTAGAACTCCAGAGGACCCTCTAACTTCTGAAACTCCCCTGCCCTCTCTGTCAACCCGCACGTCACCCCCTCGGCCTAAATCCAGCCCCCTGAAGTCGATGACAAAACATGAACTGATCAGTGAAGTCAGGAAGCAGAAGCAAGAATACAACCAACAGATCAA AAACTTGGAATCAGAACTTGGACGGCTAATGAAAAGAGGCGATCCGGTGAAAAGTTGTGAATTACCAATCGCAGATGTGGTCTTCCGTGAAGAAG ATTTGATTGGTGAGGGCGCATTTTCTAAAGTCTATCTCGGATCCTTCCAAGGAGTTGAGGTGGCGATAAAGAGATTGACGGTACCCCTTGATCGCCATGACAAGAACTACTTTGCTGCTGAG GTTAGCCTATTACGAGAGCTGCGTCACCCCCACGTCGTGCTACTGGTTGGAGTTTGTACCACCGCCACTCTCCCGCTGATGGTCCTTGAATACATGTCAGGAGGGAGCCTCTTCGCGGCCATCCATGATTCTGCTGCACCGCCCTTCGACCATGTTGCTTATCACAACATCGCCAAAGATATCGCCCTTGGGATGAACTACCTTCATCGCCATCGGCCTGCCATTCTACATCTTGATTTGAAATCGACGAATGTTCTGTTGAGTGTTCATCAGAGGGCGAAAATAGCGGATTTCGGATTCTCAAAATTGAG ACATGAAGCGGACATGGCAGCGAGTCGACAAGGGCGAGGCCAGACTATGCTGAGGGGCACACCAGCATGGATGGCCCCTGAGATGCTGTCCGGGGGTGAGGTCACCATCAAGGCAGATGTCTACAGTTTTGGGGTCATACTCTGGGAGATGTACACTCGGGAACATCCTTACCACGGTTGCTCAACTTTTCAg GTGCTGGAATGCCTGCGCACCAACAAGCGTCCAGTTATTCCCTCCAATTGTCCTGCCACACTTTCAGCCTTGATATCAAGTTGTTGGAATCATAATCCGGCTAAACGACTACAGTTCAAG GACATCCTTGTCAAGTTAGAAGATCTTGCATTTCCACCAGAATGGAGAACCCTTTTTGATGCAGCCAACGTGCCTCAACTCGCTTTGGAGGACATTGACTCGGCCAGGGAAATTGTCGGATTCGTCAGCAAGACATTGGAGAGAGATTTAGAAAGTTGGCACTCAAGTCAAGATGGGAATGAAGTAGATTTTCCGGTGCCGCAGCTTGATTTGACGCTGATTGATTTGGAAGATGAGGAGGAAGATGAAACAACAGAGAGTGACCGTGTTTCATCAGAGCAGAGTCGAGTATCGCAGCGGGATAGGGTGTCGCTAGATTCTTGGGAATCTGAAGGTGTTACACCAAGGTCAGAACAGGATGAGAAGTCTGTGGATTCATGGGAGTCTGTGCCTGAGCCTCTCGAACCCTCGCAAGTTTCCAAGGGGGTGAATATTCCACTGCCACCACCCCTGCCAAGCTCCAGTCTTCCTGCTACATTGCCAAAAAGACCTGTGGAAAGCAAAAGTCCAAAAGTCACATTGAAGGGTCCACTCAAAGATGAAGTGCTGCCAAAAGTCCAGGCAGAGGATTTGATTGCCCAGCGGTGCCTGCTTCGATCAACGACCAACCAGCACCCAAGTCAGCTCAAGGATCTGAAGGATATACCAGCTGAAACACTCACTAGCATCGCAATGATTCTTAAACAG GCAGTGGAGAAACGTCGTCTAGCCTTGAAGGAAGGTAATGGTACTGATCGGTCGACTGAGGGCTTGGAGGGAGGTGCATGGTCCACTGCTGAGTCATCTCGCCCTGATACTTTCAGAATGGATGAAATATAG